The Candidatus Nitrosopumilus sp. SW genomic sequence AAATTTCCAAAGACATCTAATCTAAAGTTTAGGAAAAATAGCTTGAGCTGTGTAAAAATTACACATTTGCTTTAAATTATCATAATTTTTTGTAATGACTATGCAAGGAGAGGCATATCTCAAATGTATTGATCCACAATGTGGTTTGGAATATGCAATTGAGAGTACAAATGTACAATGTGAAAAAGGGCATTTACTTGATGTAAAATACAAACACACACCTTCTGAAAGTCTAAAAGAAGTTTTTTACGATAGAAGAAACTCTCAAGGAAATATCTTTAATGAAAGTGGAGTTTGGAGATTTAGAGAATTACTAAATTTTTGTCAAATTAATACTGAAAACATTGAAGAGTGTTCAAAATTTTTGGTTTCACTTGATGGTGCAGAAGGAAGACTATCAAAGCCTTACCACATGTCAAAGGCTTCAGAATTAGTAGGAATTTCAAATGATAATTTATGGTTGCAGCCTGAAGGATACAATCCAAGTGGTTCTTTCAAAGATAATGGAATGGCTACTGCAGTAACACATGCAAAGATGGTAGGTGCAAAAAAGATTGTTTGTGCATCTACTGGAAATACTTCAGCATCTGCAGGTATGTTTGCAGCAAATGAAGGTATAGATTGTGATGTATACATTCCTGCAGGACAAATTGCCCCAGGAAAACTAAGTCAAGCATATCAATTTGGAGCTCAAATTTTAGAGATTGATGGTAATTTTGATGATGCTCTAAAGCAATCATTAGATGATGCACAGAATCATGACGGATATACAGTAAACTCTGTTAATCCATTTAGAATTGAAGGACAAAAAACAATTCCATTTAGAGCATTAGAATATTTGAATTGGGAAGTTCCAGATTGGATTGTTTATCCAGGCGGAGCATTAGGAAATACATCTAGTTGTGGAAAAGCATTGATGGAGTTATACGAGTGGGGTTGGATTAAAAAAATTCCAAGAATTGCAGTAATAAACTCAGAAGGTGCAAGTACATTATCTGATTTGTACAATGGTAAATTTGAAGGAGAAGAATTAAGATGGAATAAAGGAAAACCAAACACTGAATTAATTACAAGATATTATGATGATTTAGATGCAAAAGGAATTAGGCCAAAAACAAAAGCTACTGCAATTCAAATTGGCAGACCTGCAAATATTTTGAAAGGTTTGCGTGCACTTGAATTTACAAATGGAGTTGTAACAACTGTTTCTGATTCAGAGATGCTTGATGGAATGTCCGTGGTAGGCCTCAATGGTTTTGATTGTGAAATGGCATCAGGTGCATCTGTAGTTGGAGTCAAGAAGTTAATGAATGAGGGAATTATAAAGAAAGACGACACCGTAGTTGGAATTCTTACTGGTAGACAAAAAGATGCAATGCTTCCAGTAGACTATCACAATAACCCCCAAAACAAGTTTGCAAAACCTCCAAAGAATTAGCCTCGTTTTTTATACACGTGTTAGATAGAATGTTTTTGACATCTGAAAGGTTAAATCCCAGTTTTGTAAATTGAGAATACCAAAGAGATGGTGCAAAAATACTAAATGGAAAA encodes the following:
- a CDS encoding threonine synthase, which encodes MQGEAYLKCIDPQCGLEYAIESTNVQCEKGHLLDVKYKHTPSESLKEVFYDRRNSQGNIFNESGVWRFRELLNFCQINTENIEECSKFLVSLDGAEGRLSKPYHMSKASELVGISNDNLWLQPEGYNPSGSFKDNGMATAVTHAKMVGAKKIVCASTGNTSASAGMFAANEGIDCDVYIPAGQIAPGKLSQAYQFGAQILEIDGNFDDALKQSLDDAQNHDGYTVNSVNPFRIEGQKTIPFRALEYLNWEVPDWIVYPGGALGNTSSCGKALMELYEWGWIKKIPRIAVINSEGASTLSDLYNGKFEGEELRWNKGKPNTELITRYYDDLDAKGIRPKTKATAIQIGRPANILKGLRALEFTNGVVTTVSDSEMLDGMSVVGLNGFDCEMASGASVVGVKKLMNEGIIKKDDTVVGILTGRQKDAMLPVDYHNNPQNKFAKPPKN